The stretch of DNA ACTTTCCGGAGCCGGACGGGCCGACGACCGCCGTCATCGTCCCGGCGGGGACATCCAGGCTCACGGTGTCGAGCGCCGTGAGCCTGCCCTCCCCGTCCGGGTACGTCAGCGTGATGTCTTCGAGGGACAGACTCATCGGGCACTCCCCAGCGCGGTCAGCGGATCTACGGCGGTGATCCGCCTGACGGACAGGCCAGCGCCCAACGCCCCGAGAGCGATCATCACGGCGGCGGGCCACAGCACGGTCGGCGGATCGAGTACGAAGGGGACGTCACCGCCACTGATCGCGGCACCGACCATCGCCGCGATCCCCGTCCCCAGGGCCGTACCCGCGGCCAGCATCAGCACGGCTTGGCCCAGAGCGTCCCTGAGCAGGTACGGCGTGGAAGCGCCCAGCGCCTTCAACACCGCGATGTCACCCGCGCGTTGAATCGTCCACACCGTGAAGAACGCCCCTATGACGAGCGCGGAGATGACGAAGAGGAAGCCGCGCATCAGCTGCAGCGAACCGTTCTCCGCCTGGTAGGAGCCGATCGCCGTGAGCGCGCCGTCGAGAGACTTCGTCTTCGTGCCCGCCGCCTCGTCCCCGGCCGCGAGATCGACCCCGCCGCCGGTCCGCAGCGCGATGACCGTGGCCTGTTCGTCCATCGACGTACCCCGGTGGCCGAGCCCCTGCCAGTCGTCGAGCGTGGTCCATACGACAGGGGTGTGGCTGTACGAGGCGTCCGACGCGACCCGTGCGACCCGTTCCTCGACCCCGCTCCCGCCGAGCCGCACCGTGTCCCCGGGGCCGACGCCGAGGTCCGTCGCCGCCTTCTCGGAGAGCACGGCCTCACCCGGTGCGATGCCCGCAGGCGCGATCCCGGAGTCCGGTTCGACGCCGAAGGCGGACACGGCGGCCGAGCGGTCGCCCGCGGTGGCGTTGAGAGTGCTGATGCCGATGGGCTCGGCGGACCGTACGCCGGGCTGCTCGGCCCAGGTCTTCCAGGAGCGCTCTTCCACCTGGGAATTGGTGAAGGAGACGGACTGGCCGGACGGTGGCGCGGCGAAGGCGATGCGGTCGGCCGGGAGGCCGGTGATCGCGGAGGTGTTCTCCCTGGCGAGCCCGGCGGTGAGTCCGGAGAGCAGCCCCACGAGCAGAGTGATGAGTACGACGACGGCTCCCATCAGGGCGAACCGCCCCTTGGCGAACCGAAGGTCTCTCCATGCGACGAACATGCCCCCACCCTCCGTCCGCGCACGCCCTCACGGCATCGCGCCACAGCACGCTTCACCCGAATCGAAGGGGGGAGCCCGCGATCAACCTTTCGGTTGAGGGGAGACGGGGCTGTTCCGCATACGCTGGAAGGTCCGATGAACACCTCCGAAGCTCCCCCGAACCTCTCCGGCGAGACCCGCCCCGGACCTCCGGCCGGGCCCGGGGCCCCGTCCCGGACCACTCCCGTAGCCCTCGCCCTGCGCCTGTGCCTGCACGCGCTGCTCGCGGGGCTGCTCGCGCTCGCCGCCGTGCGTGCCGTGGCCGACGGTGCGCCGCGCGGCGGTGCCGTCGTGGCGGCGGTGGTCGCGATGGGCGGTGTCTACGCGGCGGGGACGCTCAGCCCGGCCGTCGCGCGCTCACAGCGCGCCGCCTCGGTGTGGCTCGCGGCGCTCGGTGTCTGCTGGGTGGCGCTGCTCGTCGTGTCGCCGGACGGGCTGTGGACGGCCTTCCCCCTGTACTTCCTGCAACTGCACCTGCTGCCCGTGCGCTGGGCGCTGCCCACCGTCGCGCTGACCGCCGGTGCCGCCATCGCCAGCTTCCTGCTGCACGGCTCTCCCGTGTCGCCCGGCAGCTTCATCGGGCCACTGCTCGGCGCGGCCGTGGCGGTCGCCACCGTCCTCGGGTACGAGGCGCTGTACCGGGAGAGCGAGCGGCGCCGTCAGCTGATCGACGAGCTGATGGCCACGCGGGCCGAGCTCGCGGCGGCCGAGCGGACCGCGGGCACCCTCGCCGAGCGGGAGCGTCTCGCGCGCGAGATCCACGACACGCTCGCGCAGGGCCTCTCCTCCATCCAGCTCCTGCTGCGTGCCGCGCAACGCGCGCTGCCCGCGGGCTCGCCCGCCGCGCCGCACATCGAGCAGGCCCGTGCCGCAGCGCAGGACAACCTCGCCGAAGCACGCCGCTTCGTGCGGGCCCTCAGCCCGCCCGACCTGGAGCACGGCTCGCTCGCCGGGGCCCTTGAGCGGCTCTCCGCATCCCCCGGAGGCGACGTCGACGTCAAGTTCACGGTGAGCGGGAAGCCCGCCGAGCTCCCCACGCCGTACGAGGTCGCCCTGCTCCGCACCGCTCAGTCCGCCCTCGCCAACACGTTCCAGCACGCGGGCGCGGGGCGCGCCGAGATCACCCTGAGCTTCATGGGCACGTCCGTGTCCCTGGACGTCGTCGACGACGGGCGCGGCTTCGACCCGGCATCGGCGCCCCGCGGGGACGGGGGATTCGGACTGCCGGCGATGCGGGCGCGGGCCCGGTCGCTCGGCGGGACGCTGAGCGTGGAGTCGGCGCCGGGGCAGGGGACGGCCGTCGCGGTCACCCTGCCGCTTCCGACGGAGGCCGCACTGTGAGCGCCGCGGCGGGGGAACCCATCAGGCTGCTCCTCGCCGACGATCATCCCGTCGTACGTGCCGGGCTGCGTGCCGTGCTCGACACCGAGCCCGGCTTCGCCGTCGCGGGGGAGGCGGCTACGGCCGAGGAGGCGGTGACGCTCGCCGCGACCGGTGGGTTCGACGTCGTACTGATGGATCTTCAGTTCGGGACGGGGATGCACGGGGCGCAGGCCACGGCAGCGATCACCGCCGAGCAGGGGGCGCCGCGGGTGCTCGTCCTGACGACGTACGACACGGACGCCGACATCCTCGCCGCGGTCGAGGCGGGCGCGGCGGGATATCTCCTGAAGGACGCGCCGCCGGAGGAGCTGGCCGCGGCGGTGCGGACCGCGGCCGCGGGGCAGTCCGCGCTCGCGCCCGCGATCGCCCACCGGCTCATGGACCGGATGCGGGCGCCCGGGGAGGCGCTGACCGGGCGGGAGCTGGAGGTGCTCAGGCTGGTGCGGGAGGGCCTGTCGAACCTGCAGATCAGCAAGCGCCTCTTCCTGAGCCAGGCCACCGTGAAGTCCCACCTGGTGCACATCTACGCGAAGTTGGGCGTCGACTCGCGTACGGCGGCGGTGGCGGTGGCGACGGGGCGGGGGCTGATCCGGGGCGGCGCCGGTCAGTAGCCGCCCACTCGCCCCGCGCCCAGGGTTACGCCGCCGGTCCCGAACTGGCCAGCGCGGCGGACAGTTCCACCGCCACCTCCTGCAGCACCGGCACGATCTTCTCCACCGCGGCCTCGGTCACGCGGCCTGCCGGGCCGGAGATCGAAATCGCCGCCGCCGTGGGGGAGTTGGGGACCGACACCGCCAGGCAGCGCACCCCGATCTCCTGTTCGTTGTCGTCGACCGCGTAGCCCGCGCTGCGGACCGCTTCCAGCGCGTCGAGGAAGCCCTCCGGCGTGGTGATCGTCTTCTCCGTGGCTGCGGGCATCCCGGTGCGGGCGAGGAGCGCGCGCACCTCCTCCGGCGGGGTGTGGGCGAGGAGTGCCTTGCCGACGCCCGTGGAGTGGGGCAGGACCCTGCGGCCCACCTCGGTGAACATCCGCATGGAGTGCTTGGACGGCACCTGCGCGACGTACACGATCTCGTCGCCGTCGAGCAGCGCCATGTTCGCGGTCTCGCCGGTCTCCTCGACGAGGCGCGCGAGGTAGGGGCGCGCCCAGGTGCCGAGGAGGCGCGAGGCCGATTCGCCGAGGCGGATCAGGCGCGGGCCGAGGGAGTAGCGGCGGTTGGGCTGCTGACGTACGTAGCCGCAGGCGACGAGCGTGCGCATCAGGCGGTGGATCGTGGGCAGCGGGAGGCCGCTGCTGGCGGAGAGCTCGCTCAGGCCGACCTCGCCTCCGGCGTCCGCCATCCGTTCGAGGAGGTCGAAGGCGCGCTCGAGGGACTGGACACCACCGCTGGCAGCGGGCGGCTTGGAGGCGGCGACTTCGGTGGAGGCGTCGCTGGCGCTTGACGTCGGCACGGCGCAGTCCTTTCGGGGCTGACGGGCAAGGCAGCAGCCTACCGGGCGGTTCCTCGCCGGGTCCCTCTGCGGCCCTGGCGTCAGAGCCGGTCAGGGCTGCTCAGGGAGTGGCCGGGGACCGGTCGGGGAGCCTTTGTCCGCTTCTCCGCCGTCACACCGCGGTGATCGTTTGACGGCCCGGTTGTGCGTAGCTACGTTCTGGCCTGTGGAATTCTAATTCCACTTTGTGGAAACGTCCAGAGTGCTCCAGGTGGCCTCTTGACGGTTCGGGGTCGGCCGTGAAGACTCATTCAACAGAACGTTGAATTCCGTTTAGCGGAAACGAATGGTCTGTGTAGCGGAAAAGAATGAACGAAGAGAGGGCGTTGAAGACGTGGACGTAGAACTGGTGCTGCGCTCGACTCGCGTGATCACCCCGCAGGGCACCCGCCCCGCGTCGGTCACGGTCTCCGGGGGGAAGATCGCCGACGTGCTGGCCCACGACGCCGACGTACCGGCGGGGGCCCGTCTGGAGGACTTCGGCGACGACGTCCTGCTGCCCGGTCTGGTCGACACGCACGTCCATGTCAACGACCCGGGCCGCACGGAGTGGGAGGGCTTCTGGACCGCCACCCGCGCCGCTGCCGCCGGCGGCATCACCACCCTCGTCGACATGCCGCTCAACTCCCTGCCGCCGACCACGACGGTCGGCAATCTGCGCACGAAGCAGGACGTCGCCCGCACCAAGGCGCACATCGACGTCGGCTTCTGGGGCGGCGCCCTGCCCGACAACGTCGGCGACCTGGGGCCCCTGCACGACGCCGGTGTCTACGGCTTCAAGTGCTTCCTCTCGCCGTCCGGCGTGGACGAGTTCCCGCACCTGGACCAGGACCGCCTCGCCACCTCCATGGCGGAGATCGCGGGCTTCGGCGGCCTGCTCATCGTGCACGCCGAGGACCCGCACGAGCTGGACGCGGCCCCGCACAAGAGCGGCCCCAAGTACACGGACTACCTGCAGACCCGGCCGCGCGTCTCCGAGGACGTCGCGATCGAGGGCCTCATCGGGCTCGCCAAGCGGCTCGGCGCCCGCGTCCACGTACTGCACCTGTCGTCCTCCGACGCGCTGCCCCTGATCGCCGCCGCCAAGCGCGAGGGCGTCAAGCTCACCGTCGAGACGTGCCCGCACTACCTCACGCTCACCGCGGAGGAAGTCCCGGACGGCGCGAGCGAGTTCAAGTGCTGCCCGCCCATCCGCGAGGCCGCCAACCAGGACCTGCTGTGGGACGCGCTCGCCGACGGCACCGTCGACTGCATCGTGACGGACCACTCCCCGTCCACCGCCGACCTCAAGACCGACGACTTCGCGACCGCGTGGGGCGGCATCTCCGGGCTCCAGCTCAGCCTCCCCGCGGTCTGGACCGAGGCACGCAAGCGCGGCCACAGCCTTGAGGACGTGGTGCGCTGGATGTCGACGCGCACCTCCGAACTGGTCGGACTCGACCAGAAGGGCGCCATCGAGGCCGGCCGCGACGCCGACTTCGCGGTCCTCGCGCCCGACGAGACCTTCACCGTGGACCCCGCGGAGCTGCAGCACCGGAACCGAGTCACGGCGTACGCGGGCAAGACCCTCAGCGGCGTCGTGAAGTCCACCTGGCTGCGCGGCGAACGCATCCTGCACGGCGGCGAGTTCAGCGAACCCGCAGGCCGACTTCTGGAAAGGAAGAACTGATCACTGTGACGACGGCGATACCGACTTTCACCGGCGACGCGAACCCCTACGGCGGCGGCGACCCCTACGCGGACTACCGCACCGCTGACTTCCCCTTCACGCAGTACGCCAACCTCGCCGACCGGCAGCTGGGCGCCGGTGTGATCGCCGCCAACGACGAGTTCTTCGCGATGCGCGAGAACCTGCTCCTCGCGCACCCCGCCGTGTTCGACCCGGAGCACTTCGGGCACAAGGGCAAGGTCATGGACGGCTGGGAGACCCGCCGCCGCCGCGGTGTCTCGTCCGAGCACCCGTGGCCCACCGCCGACGACCACGACTGGGCGCTCGTGCGCCTCGGCGCCCCCGGCGTCGTACGCGGCATCGTCATCGACACCGCACACTTCCGCGGCAACTACCCGCAGGCCGTGTCCGTCGAGGGCACGAGCGTCGACGGTTCGCCGACCCCCGAGGAGCTCCTCGCGGACGACGTGAAGTGGACGACTCTGGTACCGCGCACGGCAGTTGGCGGTCACGCGGCCAACGGCTTCGCCGTCGACCTGGAGCAGCGCTTCACGCACCTGCGCGTCAACCAGCACCCGGACGGCGGCGTCGCCCGCCTGCGTGTGTACGGCGAGGTCGTCGCCGACCCCAAGTGGCTCGCGGCGCTCGGCACGTTCGACGTCGTCGCCCTGGAGAACGGCGGCCAGGTCGAGGACGCGTCCGACCGCTTCTACTCCCCGGCCACCAACACCATCCAGCCGGGCCGCTCCCGCAAGATGGACGACGGCTGGGAGACGCGGCGCCGCCGCGACAACGGCAACGACTGGATCCGCTACCAGCTTGTGGCCCAGTCCGAGATCCGCTCCGTCGAGATCGACACGGCCTACTTGAAGGGCAATTCGGCGGGCTGGGCCTCGCTCTCCGTCCGCGACGGCGAACAGGGCGAGTGGGTCGAGGCGCTGCCCCGCACCCGCCTGCAGCCCGACACCAACCACCGCTTCGTCCTGGACGTCCCGGTCGTCGGCACGCATGTGCGCATCGACATCTTCCCGGACGGCGGCATCTCGCGGCTGCGGCTGTACGGCTCCCTGACGGAGGCGGGCGCGAGCCGCCTGGCGGCGCGTCACCAGGAGCTCGGCGGCTGATCCGCAGCCGCTGAAGTGCCCTGAAGAACGTGGGGCGCACCGGGTGGACAGCCCCGGTGCGCCCCACTCTCCATGCCCGCGAGCCGCGGTTACGCGGTGTATCCGCCGTCGACCACGAGCTCCGCGCCCGTGATGAACGCGGCGTCCTCCCCGGCGAGATAGGCGACGAGTGAAGCCACCTCGTCCGCCGAGCCGAAGCGGGCGAGCGCCGTGCCCGCCTTCTGGGGCTCGGCGAACGGGCCGTCGGCCGGATTCATGTCCGTGTCGATCGCCCCGGGATGCACCACGTTCACCGTGATCCCGCGCCCCGCGAGCTCCCGCGCCAGTGGCTTGCTCATCCCCGTGAGCGCCGCCTTGCTCATCGCGTACAGCGTCCCGCCGGGCCCACCGGCGTACCGCGTGAGCGCCGATCCGATGGAGATGATCCGGCCCCGGTCGGCGAGCCTGCCGGCCGCCGCCTGCGAGGCCAGGAAGACCGAACGTACGTTGATGTCGAGCACCCGGTCGACATCGGAGAGCGCCAAGTCCCCGATGGGGCCGAGCACTCCGATGCCCGCGTTGTTCACCAGGATGTCCAGACGGCCCAGGTCGTCGGCCGCGCGCTCCACCGGGCCCGCGGCGTCACCGGGGTCGGCCGCGTCGGCCTTGATGGCGAACCCGCGCCGTCCCGTCGACTCGATCTTGGCGACGACCTCATGAGCGGCGGCCTCTCCGTTGACGTACGTGATCGCCACGTCGGCACCCTCCTGCGCGAGCCGCAGCGCGATCGCCGCGCCGATGCCGCGGCTGCCGCCGGTGACGAGGGCGGTCTTGCCGGTCAGAGAAGACATGTCAGAGCCTCATTTGCGTAGACAGATACAGATAGACGCGTAATGCGTGGGAAGTGCTTGCGGGTTCAATGAAAGCGGGCGGCGTGCGCCGTGGCTGGCGGGAAATGGACACCGATTTCCCGGCGGAGGGGCTACGGTGACCGACCCGCGTGAGAGCCGCCGAAGTCTCCACACCGCCGCATCCGTTGGAGACCGTGCCCTGTGTCGACGCTCGCTGTTCCCGCCGCGCCCGCCGCGCGCCGCGCCTGGCTCACCGATCTGCCCGTCCTGCTCGTGGCCGTGGTCTGGGGCGCCAGTTATCTCGCCGCGAAGGGCATCACGACGACGCACACGGTCGTCGCCGTCCTCGTGCTGCGGTTCGCCGTCGTGCTGCCCGCGCTCGTGGTGGCCGGATGGCGCGGCCTGCGCGCGCTGACGGCGCCGCAGTGGCGCGGGGCGGGAGCGCTCGGTCTCGTCCTGAGCGGGATCTTCCTCCTGGAGACGTACGGAGTCGTGCACACCTCGGCGACCAACGCGGGCCTCATCATCAGCCTCACCATGATCTTCACCCCGCTCGCCGAGGCCGCGATGACGCGGAAGAGGCCGCCCCGTGCCTTCCTGGCGGCAGCCGGACTCTCCGTGCTCGGCGTGGTCCTGCTGACCCAGGGCGGCGGGTTCACGCGGCCGTCGGCGGGTGACGGCCTGATCCTCCTCGCGGCGCTCGCGCGTACGGTGCACGTCCTCGCGATGTCCCGGATCAAGGCCGTCCGGGACGCCGCGGAGGCGGACTCCCTGGCGCTCACCACCGTCCAACTGGGTTCCGCGGTGGGCGTGTTCGCGGTGCTCGCCGCCGCGGGCACGGGAGCGTCGCCCTGGTCCGTCGCCGCGGACTTCGGTGCGCGCGAATGGGCCGGGCTGCTCTTCCTCTCCGTGTTCTGCACGCTCTTCGCCTTCTTCGTGCAGATGTGGGCGGTGCGCAGGACGTCTCCTTCGCGGGTGAGCCTGCTGCTCGGTACGGAGCCGTTGTGGGCGGCCGCGGTGGGGATCGCGGTGGGCGGGGAGCGGCTGGGTGTGGTGGGTCTGGTGGGAGGTGTGCTGGTTCTGGTGGGGACCAGTTGGGGGCGTCGGGTGCGGTGATACCTTCCGTGGTCGATCAAGCAGGGGGAGCCCATGAACGAGTACTTCGAGCAGGAATTCGCCGCGGGCGCGCAGAAGCGCCGTATCTGGGGCGGGGTGCTGTTCCTCGCCGCGGGTGTCATCTGGGCCGTGCTCGCGTGGCAGTTGATGGCGCCGTTCAGCGACGGGGACGACGACTCCTCCCGCAGCCGCGAGTGCCAGTCGGTGCTCTTCTACGAGGGGGACGCCCCGACGTGGCAGGAGTCCACGTGGGAGGACTGCCGCTCCCAGCGCCGGTGGCCCGAGATGCTGGGCTGGCTGGGGCTCTCGGTGCCGCTCTCGGTGGGCGGCGCGGTGCTCTACACCGGTGGGTCCACCAGCCTGCGGATGCGTGAGTACATGGCGGAACACCGCATCGCCGCCGCGAAGAAGGGCTGAGGAAGAACCGGCGGCGCTTGGTTAACTCCCGGAAAATTCACTGCACTTGACGTTGACACGACAACCTCTACGCGCGTCACACTGGTCGCATGCGAATCCCCCCACGAATCGTGAGCGTCACCGCCCTCGCCGCCGCCCTGCTCATCGGCGGCCCCGTCGCCGTCTCCGCGAGCGCGGCCCCTGACCACCACGCCCCCGTGTCGACGGCGTACTCCGTCACCGCCGTCGGCGACATCTGCTACTCCGCGCTGCCCGCCCAGGCGCACGACACCCTGGACCTGATCGAGGCGGGCGGCCCCTACCCGTATCCGCAGGACGGCACCGTCTTCCAGAACCGGGAAGGCATCCTGCCCTCCCAGGGCTCCGGCTACTACCACGAGTACACCGTGAAGACGCCGGGCTCACCGGACCGCGGCGCCCGCCGCATCGTGACCGGTGAGGAGAACAAGGAGGACTACTACACCTCCGACCACTACGAGTCCTTCGACCTGGTCGACTACGCCTGCTGAGAGCCTGCTGGGACCGCCGCGCACGGTACTGATGTGACGGCACGGTACTAACGGGCCTTCCTGCTCTCCGCGACGGCGAACAGCGCGAGCGCGAGGACGATCAGCGTGACGCCCGCGTAGATCTCGTAGCCGTCGAGGAACCCGATCCGCCGCACGATGCCCCAGCCGCGCAGCCGGCCGGTCAGCCCATGCACCAGGGCGGCCACGCCCTGGATCAGGAGAAGGACGCCGAAGACCTCAAGTACCCGCTTCATGCCGAAGAGCCTCGCCCCATGGACCCCCCACGCACATCGGCCACGGGGTGAGGCTTCTTCCTCCTGGCCCCCTCCGAAAGTCTCCGCCTGCGCGACTTTGGTAGACGATCACGTCCGGTCGGCGCCCGACGCCCCGGCAGTGCGTAGATTTGTCGACCATGAGTGGCAATGAGCCCCCGCCTGTTCCCTCGGCGCCCTCGGCCCCCTGGGCAAGGCGTCCATGGGCGCTGCCCGCGGCCGTCGCCGCCGAGTTCGACCCGGACCGCGCGCCGCGCAAGAGCGGGCGCGGGCCCCGGCGGACCGCGCGCGACTGGCTGGTCGACTTCGCCTGCTTCTTCGTGGCCGTCGTCATCGGCATGGTGGGCGCGGACGCGATCGGCAAGAACCCGAACGTCTCGCCCGGTCTCGCCGAGGCCGACCAGCTGATCGGCGCGCTCGCCTGCGCCGCCGTCTGGCTGCGCAGGCGCTGGCCGGTCGGCCTCGCCATTGCCATGGTGCTGGTCAGCGTGGTCTCGGACACCGCGGGCGGCGCGGTCGCCGTGGCGCTGTTCACCCTCGCGGTGCGCCGGCCCTTCCGGTACGTCGGCTGGATCGGCGGGATCTCGATCTGCGTGGTGCCGTTCGCCTACGGGATGCGGCCCGACCCCGACATGCCCTTTCTGCTCGGCGTCCTCTTCGGCGTGCTGATCAACGCCTCCGTCATCGGCTGGGGCATGTTCGTCCGCTCGCGCCGCCAGCTCCTGCTGAGCCTGCGCGACCGCGCGATCCGCGCCGAGAACGAGGCCACGCTCCGCGCCGAACAGGCCCAGTGCCTGGCCCGCGAGTCCATCGCCCGCGAGATGCACGACGTGCTCGCCCACCGCCTCACCCTGCTCAGCGTGCACGCGGGCGCCCTGGAGTTCCGCCCGGACGCGCCCCGCCAGGAGATCGTCCGCGCCGCGGGTGTGATCCGGGAGAGCGCCCACGAAGCGCTGCAGGACCTGCGCGAGGTGATCGGCGTCCTGCGCGGCGGCGGGGACAGCGAGGCGTCAGGACGGCCGCAGCCCACCCTCGCCGCCCTGGAGACCCTGGTCGCCGAGTCACGCGACGCGGGCATGAAGGTCGCACTCGACCACCGCGTCACCGACCCGGCCGCCGTGCCC from Streptomyces sp. BA2 encodes:
- a CDS encoding ribonuclease domain-containing protein — its product is MRIPPRIVSVTALAAALLIGGPVAVSASAAPDHHAPVSTAYSVTAVGDICYSALPAQAHDTLDLIEAGGPYPYPQDGTVFQNREGILPSQGSGYYHEYTVKTPGSPDRGARRIVTGEENKEDYYTSDHYESFDLVDYAC
- a CDS encoding SDR family oxidoreductase — encoded protein: MSSLTGKTALVTGGSRGIGAAIALRLAQEGADVAITYVNGEAAAHEVVAKIESTGRRGFAIKADAADPGDAAGPVERAADDLGRLDILVNNAGIGVLGPIGDLALSDVDRVLDINVRSVFLASQAAAGRLADRGRIISIGSALTRYAGGPGGTLYAMSKAALTGMSKPLARELAGRGITVNVVHPGAIDTDMNPADGPFAEPQKAGTALARFGSADEVASLVAYLAGEDAAFITGAELVVDGGYTA
- a CDS encoding ABC transporter permease, with the translated sequence MFVAWRDLRFAKGRFALMGAVVVLITLLVGLLSGLTAGLARENTSAITGLPADRIAFAAPPSGQSVSFTNSQVEERSWKTWAEQPGVRSAEPIGISTLNATAGDRSAAVSAFGVEPDSGIAPAGIAPGEAVLSEKAATDLGVGPGDTVRLGGSGVEERVARVASDASYSHTPVVWTTLDDWQGLGHRGTSMDEQATVIALRTGGGVDLAAGDEAAGTKTKSLDGALTAIGSYQAENGSLQLMRGFLFVISALVIGAFFTVWTIQRAGDIAVLKALGASTPYLLRDALGQAVLMLAAGTALGTGIAAMVGAAISGGDVPFVLDPPTVLWPAAVMIALGALGAGLSVRRITAVDPLTALGSAR
- the alc gene encoding allantoicase; the encoded protein is MTTAIPTFTGDANPYGGGDPYADYRTADFPFTQYANLADRQLGAGVIAANDEFFAMRENLLLAHPAVFDPEHFGHKGKVMDGWETRRRRGVSSEHPWPTADDHDWALVRLGAPGVVRGIVIDTAHFRGNYPQAVSVEGTSVDGSPTPEELLADDVKWTTLVPRTAVGGHAANGFAVDLEQRFTHLRVNQHPDGGVARLRVYGEVVADPKWLAALGTFDVVALENGGQVEDASDRFYSPATNTIQPGRSRKMDDGWETRRRRDNGNDWIRYQLVAQSEIRSVEIDTAYLKGNSAGWASLSVRDGEQGEWVEALPRTRLQPDTNHRFVLDVPVVGTHVRIDIFPDGGISRLRLYGSLTEAGASRLAARHQELGG
- a CDS encoding IclR family transcriptional regulator domain-containing protein, which gives rise to MPTSSASDASTEVAASKPPAASGGVQSLERAFDLLERMADAGGEVGLSELSASSGLPLPTIHRLMRTLVACGYVRQQPNRRYSLGPRLIRLGESASRLLGTWARPYLARLVEETGETANMALLDGDEIVYVAQVPSKHSMRMFTEVGRRVLPHSTGVGKALLAHTPPEEVRALLARTGMPAATEKTITTPEGFLDALEAVRSAGYAVDDNEQEIGVRCLAVSVPNSPTAAAISISGPAGRVTEAAVEKIVPVLQEVAVELSAALASSGPAA
- a CDS encoding response regulator — encoded protein: MSAAAGEPIRLLLADDHPVVRAGLRAVLDTEPGFAVAGEAATAEEAVTLAATGGFDVVLMDLQFGTGMHGAQATAAITAEQGAPRVLVLTTYDTDADILAAVEAGAAGYLLKDAPPEELAAAVRTAAAGQSALAPAIAHRLMDRMRAPGEALTGRELEVLRLVREGLSNLQISKRLFLSQATVKSHLVHIYAKLGVDSRTAAVAVATGRGLIRGGAGQ
- the allB gene encoding allantoinase AllB — translated: MVCVAEKNERREGVEDVDVELVLRSTRVITPQGTRPASVTVSGGKIADVLAHDADVPAGARLEDFGDDVLLPGLVDTHVHVNDPGRTEWEGFWTATRAAAAGGITTLVDMPLNSLPPTTTVGNLRTKQDVARTKAHIDVGFWGGALPDNVGDLGPLHDAGVYGFKCFLSPSGVDEFPHLDQDRLATSMAEIAGFGGLLIVHAEDPHELDAAPHKSGPKYTDYLQTRPRVSEDVAIEGLIGLAKRLGARVHVLHLSSSDALPLIAAAKREGVKLTVETCPHYLTLTAEEVPDGASEFKCCPPIREAANQDLLWDALADGTVDCIVTDHSPSTADLKTDDFATAWGGISGLQLSLPAVWTEARKRGHSLEDVVRWMSTRTSELVGLDQKGAIEAGRDADFAVLAPDETFTVDPAELQHRNRVTAYAGKTLSGVVKSTWLRGERILHGGEFSEPAGRLLERKN
- a CDS encoding sensor histidine kinase is translated as MSGNEPPPVPSAPSAPWARRPWALPAAVAAEFDPDRAPRKSGRGPRRTARDWLVDFACFFVAVVIGMVGADAIGKNPNVSPGLAEADQLIGALACAAVWLRRRWPVGLAIAMVLVSVVSDTAGGAVAVALFTLAVRRPFRYVGWIGGISICVVPFAYGMRPDPDMPFLLGVLFGVLINASVIGWGMFVRSRRQLLLSLRDRAIRAENEATLRAEQAQCLARESIAREMHDVLAHRLTLLSVHAGALEFRPDAPRQEIVRAAGVIRESAHEALQDLREVIGVLRGGGDSEASGRPQPTLAALETLVAESRDAGMKVALDHRVTDPAAVPAAVGRTAYRIAQEGLTNARKHAPGAEVTVLVSGAPGEGLTLSVRNPPPPGDVPKVPGSGQGLIGLTERAMLAGGRIEHGTTGDGGFRVDAWLPWPGS
- a CDS encoding EamA family transporter; the encoded protein is MSTLAVPAAPAARRAWLTDLPVLLVAVVWGASYLAAKGITTTHTVVAVLVLRFAVVLPALVVAGWRGLRALTAPQWRGAGALGLVLSGIFLLETYGVVHTSATNAGLIISLTMIFTPLAEAAMTRKRPPRAFLAAAGLSVLGVVLLTQGGGFTRPSAGDGLILLAALARTVHVLAMSRIKAVRDAAEADSLALTTVQLGSAVGVFAVLAAAGTGASPWSVAADFGAREWAGLLFLSVFCTLFAFFVQMWAVRRTSPSRVSLLLGTEPLWAAAVGIAVGGERLGVVGLVGGVLVLVGTSWGRRVR
- a CDS encoding sensor histidine kinase, whose amino-acid sequence is MNTSEAPPNLSGETRPGPPAGPGAPSRTTPVALALRLCLHALLAGLLALAAVRAVADGAPRGGAVVAAVVAMGGVYAAGTLSPAVARSQRAASVWLAALGVCWVALLVVSPDGLWTAFPLYFLQLHLLPVRWALPTVALTAGAAIASFLLHGSPVSPGSFIGPLLGAAVAVATVLGYEALYRESERRRQLIDELMATRAELAAAERTAGTLAERERLAREIHDTLAQGLSSIQLLLRAAQRALPAGSPAAPHIEQARAAAQDNLAEARRFVRALSPPDLEHGSLAGALERLSASPGGDVDVKFTVSGKPAELPTPYEVALLRTAQSALANTFQHAGAGRAEITLSFMGTSVSLDVVDDGRGFDPASAPRGDGGFGLPAMRARARSLGGTLSVESAPGQGTAVAVTLPLPTEAAL